A segment of the Bacillus pseudomycoides genome:
GTTCCATATATGATTTCATATCATTGCTAAAAAATGATGCAATTTTATTCTTTTGCACATAATCATCTAACTTATGAGAATTACATATTTTCTTCATACATCCCCCACCTTTGTAACTCATATTAATTATAAAGAAAATTTCTTCCTTTCACTATGACATATGTCATAGTAGCTCACGATTTAATCATGATACATTACATGTAAATTTATAAAGGGGGAACGTCATTGTATAATTTACTCTCAATTATTATAGGTGCTTTCATCGCCATTATGATCCCTTTAAATGGGATCTTATCTGAAATAACAGGTAACTATACATCTAGTGTAATGATTCATATTGTTGGGTTAGTTGCCATTGTCATTGTTTTGCTTGTTAGCAAGTCCAAACTTCGCATGCAAAAAGGGATACCACTTTATCTTTATAGCGCAGGGGCTATCGGTGTATTTACTGTATTGTTTAGTAATATAAGTTTCACAGCACTTGGCGTCTCTATTACAATCTCTTTAAGTTTACTTGGGCAATCTGTTTCATCTATTATTATCGATCATTTCGGCTTATTAGGTATGAAGGTCGTGAAATTTGAAAAGAAAAAAATGTTTGGATTACTTCTGATTTCTTCAGGAATCGTTGTAATGACTATTTTTTAATGGAGGATGAAACTATGTTATATATTTGTATTGCCATTTTAGCCGGAATTTCTATTGTAGTTGCAAGAATTATTAATGCTAACTTAGCAGCAAAGATTGGAATTTTCCAAGGAACATTTTTTAACTATATTACAGGACTGTTTTTTTCTTTTTTATTTTTACTCTTTAGCAATGAGTCTCTTCACGTATCAACTGCAACATTACAATCTATACCATTTATCGTATATTTAGGAGGTTTAGTTGGTGTTATTGTAATTGTATTATCAAACTATATTACTCCTAAAATCTCATCTTTCTATTTAACGTTATTAATTTTTGTAGGGCAATTGTTTATGGGGGTTATAATTGATTTCTTCACATCAAATGATATATCTATCGGTAAAATAATCGGGGGCTTTTTAGTATTACTTGGACTGACTTATAATTTAATACTGGATAAGACGTACGAACCTATGAAAAATAATCAAGTGCAGCTCTAACAACATTTTAAAAATAGAAAAGGAATAAATTCACTCTCTTAGGACTTATTCCTTTTTTATAAGAACTCCTCCAAGTTCAACACATCAACTTTGCCTCTTCTTTCACAGATTGCCTTCTAAAAACAAGGAATTTCAATGCAATAGACATAATCATCATTCCGATTCCACAAATGATAAAAATAACATGTATAGAAATAAATATAGACAAAATTCCAAATACAAAAAGAGATATTGTATCTGCTAAATAAAGCAAAACTGCATTAAAACTGAATCCTCGCCCTAACATGTCTTTTGGTACGAGTTTTTGTAATATGTATACCCTTGTTAGTCCTGCTAACGGTAGACCAATCCCGACTATACATACTCCAACAAAGTAAAATGAAATATTAAATGTAAATCCAAGCAAAAAGATCCCAATCCCCCAAATGATCGAAGCAATTATATAAATAGTTAAATCTAACTCCTTCCATATGAAAGGAATAATCATATTTGTAATGATTATGATACATCCGAAGAAACCTTGAATAACACTATAAACTTCTTTACTGTCTTTCGTGAACTCCCCCAAAGATACGAGTAATCCGACTTTCCAAACCCACGTATTCATGAAGACCATTGTAAATGTAAGAAGAAATAAAAACGTGATTTGTCTATTAGATTTCATCCAAATCCAAAATTCACGTAATGAGAGAAATACTTCCTTTACATGTTTTCTTTTTGTGGCCATCACGTCTTCAGTTACATTCATTTGAACAAGAAAAAGAGCACTTATGAAATATGTAATCGCATCGATTGTAAAAAAGTGAATAACACCTACTGTCTTCATTAATAGTACGGAGAAAAATGGGCTAAGTACAGTAATCCCCCTTGTTATTGAATCGTATAAACTATTCGTCATATTCCGTTGTTCCATAGGGATTATCATTGGTAATAGCGCTCTGTGTGCCGGATTAAAGAAACAACCGCAACATTGAATAAAAAAACTTATGATGATCATGTATGTGTAGGTTAAAACATCGAAGTAGTAGCAGAAGACAAGAGACAAAGTAAGAGGAATACGGATTATATCAATCATAATGAGCAATTTCTTTTTCTGCACCCAATCAGCAATCACACCGCCCACTAGTCCAAACAATAGATAAGGAACTGTTGTCGCAATTACCATTCCTGTTGTATATAATTCTGATCCAGTTAAATCATAAGCAAGAAAGACAAATGCCAATCCCGTTAATATATCGCCTAAGCTAGAGACTCCCCCTCCCAATAAGTAATACATTACATTTTTATTTTTTAAAATCGTTTTATACAATAGCCTCTCTTCTTCCATATTTTATTTCGAAATACATTTATGAAATATCTCTTCGGTAGCGAATTTTCAGATCTACACTACTTTGTTGTACAAAACCTCTTGCCTCGTAAAAAGGAATTCCTTTTTGATTCCCTTTCATTACAGAAACCCATTGTTCTGTTGCACCTTGTTCAATTTGTCTTTCTGTAACTGCGTTTAAAAGCATTGTTCCAATCCCTTCACCCCTTCTACTAGGATTTAAATACAGCACAAAAAGTTCTCCTACTTTTCCACTTATCATCCCACCTCCACCAGCACCAACTACTTCTCCATTCTCTAAAGCAACATACCAGCCATCCCATCCTGGCATGGGCAGAGTAACTTCTTGATAAATTCGTTCAAATTGATAGAACTCTTCAATTACCGCATCGATATATTCTTTTTCTTTTAAATCCACATACGTATCACGCCAACCATCTGAGCACACTTTAGAAATCCCTTCCGCATGACAAACTGAAGCTTTTTGAATTTGAATCATTTTTTATTCCCTCCAAAAAGAATAAATTGCATGAGTTGATTTAAATTCTGAATCATTGTAAAATTATATTAACATTCAAATATCGAATATGTAAATATGAAATATTTATTTTTTTGGAGGTTCCTATGAAAAAAGAATTTCTTACAACCACTTACTCAAAAGCAAATATTAATATCGCTACATCTATTGGAGTAAATATAGCTACAAATATATTGCTAGTTGATTACCAAAAATTTAGTAGTACAATGACTTCTCCCTGGATAGGAGAGACTGTACCTAAGCTATCTCAAACATTCTATGAAACATTACTTACTTTGCGCTCCGTATTCGCTCACGGTGCAATACTAAGAGAATTTCTTGTAAAAAAATTAGATTTGACTGATTCTACACACATAGAATGGAAACCTTTCATTTCTTGGTGGGAAAGTCTATCTAGGGAAGAAATTGAAGAATTAATTACATATGCAATTATTGAAAATATAAATTACTATCACACTAACTTACCTAATGACAAAAAAATAGATCAACTGTTACATGGCATTCAACTTAATGAAGAAAGTTTATCTCATATATCTACACGGAAAATCGCTTTAACTGTGGTTTTAGAAAGCTGGGGAATCACATCTACTGAAAAAAAAGTGTCCTTTTTTCTAGATGTAAATGCGGTAAAAATAAAAATAATCGCCCTATTAAAAGACTTTTGGAAAGCTGCATTTGAACCTGTATGGCTCAATTATTCAAGTACTTTGCAGCAAGAAACTGTGCAATTACAATCTATTCCTACTCATTCATGTAAAACAAATGATGAAATTGTTTTTTTAATAACTGGATTATACCCTGACAGTTCATGGATTGAAACAATTCGTTCTTCCAAAAACATTACTTTTATTCCAACACTGCATATGGGAAGTTTCTTATCTATTTTTAAAGTAGATGAAGTACTCTATATTTTATTTGAACCGAA
Coding sequences within it:
- a CDS encoding MFS transporter, whose protein sequence is MYKTILKNKNVMYYLLGGGVSSLGDILTGLAFVFLAYDLTGSELYTTGMVIATTVPYLLFGLVGGVIADWVQKKKLLIMIDIIRIPLTLSLVFCYYFDVLTYTYMIIISFFIQCCGCFFNPAHRALLPMIIPMEQRNMTNSLYDSITRGITVLSPFFSVLLMKTVGVIHFFTIDAITYFISALFLVQMNVTEDVMATKRKHVKEVFLSLREFWIWMKSNRQITFLFLLTFTMVFMNTWVWKVGLLVSLGEFTKDSKEVYSVIQGFFGCIIIITNMIIPFIWKELDLTIYIIASIIWGIGIFLLGFTFNISFYFVGVCIVGIGLPLAGLTRVYILQKLVPKDMLGRGFSFNAVLLYLADTISLFVFGILSIFISIHVIFIICGIGMMIMSIALKFLVFRRQSVKEEAKLMC
- a CDS encoding DMT family transporter, translated to MLYICIAILAGISIVVARIINANLAAKIGIFQGTFFNYITGLFFSFLFLLFSNESLHVSTATLQSIPFIVYLGGLVGVIVIVLSNYITPKISSFYLTLLIFVGQLFMGVIIDFFTSNDISIGKIIGGFLVLLGLTYNLILDKTYEPMKNNQVQL
- a CDS encoding DMT family transporter, which codes for MYNLLSIIIGAFIAIMIPLNGILSEITGNYTSSVMIHIVGLVAIVIVLLVSKSKLRMQKGIPLYLYSAGAIGVFTVLFSNISFTALGVSITISLSLLGQSVSSIIIDHFGLLGMKVVKFEKKKMFGLLLISSGIVVMTIF
- a CDS encoding helix-turn-helix transcriptional regulator codes for the protein MKKEFLTTTYSKANINIATSIGVNIATNILLVDYQKFSSTMTSPWIGETVPKLSQTFYETLLTLRSVFAHGAILREFLVKKLDLTDSTHIEWKPFISWWESLSREEIEELITYAIIENINYYHTNLPNDKKIDQLLHGIQLNEESLSHISTRKIALTVVLESWGITSTEKKVSFFLDVNAVKIKIIALLKDFWKAAFEPVWLNYSSTLQQETVQLQSIPTHSCKTNDEIVFLITGLYPDSSWIETIRSSKNITFIPTLHMGSFLSIFKVDEVLYILFEPKSTPKQQNTESNTLLSIDEITPAVTALGDQARLTILTALANHQELFAQEIINETGLHQSTVSRHLAVLESGDFLHVRKEGKTKYYSINKTTVEKTITFLNHIKR
- a CDS encoding GNAT family N-acetyltransferase is translated as MIQIQKASVCHAEGISKVCSDGWRDTYVDLKEKEYIDAVIEEFYQFERIYQEVTLPMPGWDGWYVALENGEVVGAGGGGMISGKVGELFVLYLNPSRRGEGIGTMLLNAVTERQIEQGATEQWVSVMKGNQKGIPFYEARGFVQQSSVDLKIRYRRDIS